A portion of the Peptococcaceae bacterium genome contains these proteins:
- a CDS encoding response regulator transcription factor — protein sequence MEKKTVLVVDDEFKIRVLLRDFLEKEGFNVVEAENGKQALHIFQSLNKVDLVLLDVMLPCYDGWTVCREIRKRSNVPVIMLTARSEEFDEVHGFEIGADDYVVKPVKLTALIARVHALFRRIEKHRDEKKRLVSGGLEIDDASHVVTVDKKEIILSPKEYALLYILVEKKGRVVSREELMNQVWGYEYYGGLRTVDTHINRLRMKLGKKGNAITTIRGFGYRFEG from the coding sequence GTGGAAAAGAAAACCGTGCTGGTAGTGGACGATGAATTCAAGATACGGGTATTGCTAAGGGACTTCCTGGAAAAGGAAGGTTTCAATGTGGTTGAAGCAGAGAACGGCAAACAGGCTCTCCACATTTTTCAGTCTTTGAACAAGGTTGACCTTGTTTTGCTCGATGTAATGCTGCCCTGCTATGACGGCTGGACAGTATGCAGGGAGATCAGGAAAAGGTCCAACGTGCCGGTGATTATGCTTACCGCCAGGAGCGAAGAGTTTGACGAGGTGCACGGCTTTGAGATCGGCGCGGACGATTACGTGGTCAAACCGGTGAAACTCACGGCTTTGATTGCGAGGGTTCATGCCTTGTTTCGCCGGATAGAGAAGCACAGGGACGAAAAAAAACGGCTGGTTTCAGGCGGGTTAGAAATTGACGACGCCTCGCATGTGGTTACTGTGGACAAAAAAGAAATAATTTTAAGTCCCAAGGAATATGCGCTATTGTACATCCTGGTCGAAAAGAAGGGGCGGGTCGTTTCCCGCGAAGAGTTGATGAACCAGGTTTGGGGGTATGAGTATTACGGAGGGCTTAGGACCGTGGATACCCATATCAACAGGCTGAGAATGAAACTGGGAAAAAAGGGGAACGCCATCACCACCATCCGCGGTTTTGGCTACCGTTTTGAGGGATAG
- a CDS encoding HAMP domain-containing histidine kinase, producing the protein MSMSIRLKLFLYMTAGILLFAALLYGFNIFFIERYYTNHKKEALIEVRQELSRLTEGKTRHEDFEDEDLVFALEKIGKSRGIAISIGTLDGDIYYPFPHEFGGFPKKAGDNNPFFVIDRSGDGPPKPAQKSPAPPPNGIKSWEVRPDNSFFIITKDPRLMIDTLRYQAELDNGLILLLWVPMAEIAESAAISNNFTALIAVLTVFVTGIWALFISEKFTRPIKQMNRITRKMSELDFSETLQVAGQDEISQLSQSINNLSCKLDKAIRELDQKNKQLEQDIDRERKLDRMRREFISSVSHELKTPLFLIQGYAEGLRSNIAHDEDKRNFYCDVIMDEANKMDILVKDLLDLSMMESGMFSIKRVDFDLALLVKDVLKKLEPSFAEKGISLETQAPESLMVNADPVRTEQVLVNYLNNAINHAGGRKIVRISISGVNGKARISVYNTGARIPAESLDKIWTGFYKVDKARTRKSGGMGLGLSIVKAIQEAHRNEYGVNNVKEGVEFWFDVDLAG; encoded by the coding sequence ATGAGCATGTCCATCCGCCTCAAACTGTTTTTGTACATGACGGCCGGCATATTGCTTTTTGCCGCCCTGTTGTACGGCTTCAACATCTTCTTTATTGAGAGGTATTACACCAATCATAAGAAAGAGGCGCTGATCGAGGTCAGGCAAGAGTTGAGCCGGTTGACAGAGGGAAAGACCAGGCATGAAGATTTCGAAGACGAGGACCTTGTTTTTGCCTTGGAAAAGATCGGCAAGAGCAGGGGAATAGCCATCAGCATCGGCACGCTGGATGGCGACATTTATTACCCCTTCCCGCATGAGTTTGGTGGTTTCCCCAAAAAAGCGGGCGACAACAACCCCTTTTTTGTCATCGACAGGAGTGGAGACGGGCCGCCAAAACCGGCGCAGAAGTCTCCGGCGCCTCCCCCCAATGGCATTAAAAGCTGGGAGGTGCGCCCGGATAATTCGTTCTTCATCATCACCAAGGACCCGAGATTAATGATTGACACCCTGAGATACCAAGCGGAGCTGGACAACGGGCTTATACTGCTTCTGTGGGTGCCGATGGCGGAAATCGCGGAAAGCGCAGCCATATCCAACAACTTTACCGCCCTCATTGCGGTGCTTACCGTTTTCGTGACCGGGATATGGGCGCTGTTCATCTCCGAAAAGTTTACCCGGCCGATAAAACAGATGAACAGGATCACCAGGAAGATGTCGGAGCTTGATTTTTCAGAGACGCTGCAGGTTGCCGGCCAAGACGAGATCAGCCAGCTCTCGCAAAGCATTAACAACCTCTCCTGCAAGCTGGACAAGGCCATCCGAGAACTGGATCAAAAGAACAAGCAGCTGGAACAGGACATCGACCGCGAAAGAAAGCTGGACAGAATGAGGCGCGAATTCATTTCCAGCGTCTCGCACGAGCTGAAAACACCCCTCTTTTTGATTCAAGGATACGCGGAGGGGCTGAGGAGCAATATCGCCCACGATGAAGACAAAAGAAATTTCTACTGCGACGTCATTATGGACGAGGCGAATAAAATGGACATCCTAGTTAAGGACCTCCTGGATTTATCAATGATGGAATCCGGCATGTTTTCAATCAAGAGGGTTGATTTTGACCTTGCGCTGCTGGTGAAAGACGTGCTCAAAAAACTCGAACCCTCCTTTGCGGAAAAGGGCATCAGTTTGGAAACGCAGGCGCCGGAAAGCTTGATGGTTAACGCCGATCCGGTGCGGACCGAACAAGTCTTGGTAAATTATCTCAACAATGCGATAAACCATGCGGGCGGCAGAAAAATCGTCAGGATAAGCATAAGCGGGGTTAACGGCAAAGCCAGGATTTCGGTGTACAATACCGGCGCCCGCATTCCCGCTGAGTCCCTGGACAAGATCTGGACCGGCTTTTATAAGGTTGACAAGGCGCGGACGAGAAAAAGCGGCGGGATGGGTTTGGGATTATCCATTGTGAAGGCCATCCAGGAAGCCCACCGGAACGAATACGGGGTCAACAACGTGAAAGAAGGCGTCGAGTTCTGGTTTGATGTCGATTTGGCAGGTTGA
- the hisD gene encoding histidinol dehydrogenase, translating to MYIPVYRLKEMAKQDYERIMKRSETETADILPAVEKVINEVRARGDAALVEYTKQFEGIDITKDQVQVSAREIKDAYDKVDQDTVEAIETLAGNVKRFHAAQLPQKMWSMEISPGLVAGQVLIPLEKVGCYVPGGRGWFPSAVMMSVLPAKVAGVSQVVVCTPSTPDGSVPAGTLIACDICGADAVFRIGGSQAVAAMAYGTETVPKVDKIVGPGSKWVLAAFKLLYGQVEIGTHAGPGEGLIVADESADPEFAAADICIQAEHGLDSSGVLVTHVPELAYEVQKRIGRHIERLSDYRRDFVVESLRKYGAIILTDSLEESLAYANEYAVEHLELMTKDPLHDMQKVKNAGGIYLGHYTPLSTGCFGSGPNHVLPTGRKATVSGGLKTLDFVKHVTFEYFSKEGLTNLKDAMVKLADYEGFPAHGNAILERFARD from the coding sequence ATGTATATTCCGGTCTATAGGCTTAAGGAGATGGCCAAACAGGACTACGAACGCATCATGAAACGCAGCGAGACGGAGACCGCCGATATACTGCCCGCCGTGGAAAAGGTCATCAATGAAGTCAGGGCGCGCGGCGACGCTGCGCTGGTGGAGTATACCAAGCAGTTTGAAGGCATCGACATCACAAAGGACCAGGTGCAGGTTTCGGCCAGGGAAATCAAGGACGCCTATGACAAGGTTGACCAGGATACGGTTGAGGCCATTGAGACGCTTGCCGGCAACGTCAAGAGATTCCATGCCGCCCAGCTCCCGCAAAAGATGTGGTCCATGGAAATCTCCCCCGGGCTGGTGGCCGGGCAGGTTCTGATCCCCCTGGAAAAAGTGGGTTGTTACGTGCCGGGCGGCCGCGGATGGTTCCCCTCGGCCGTGATGATGTCCGTACTGCCGGCCAAGGTGGCCGGGGTGTCCCAGGTTGTGGTCTGTACCCCTTCGACACCCGACGGCTCCGTGCCTGCAGGTACCCTCATCGCCTGCGACATCTGCGGCGCAGACGCCGTTTTCCGCATCGGCGGCAGCCAGGCTGTAGCGGCTATGGCCTATGGGACCGAGACGGTGCCCAAGGTTGACAAGATAGTGGGACCGGGCAGCAAGTGGGTCCTGGCAGCCTTTAAACTCCTTTACGGGCAGGTGGAAATCGGCACCCACGCCGGTCCTGGCGAAGGGCTTATCGTGGCCGACGAGTCGGCTGACCCGGAATTTGCCGCCGCCGACATCTGCATCCAGGCGGAACACGGTCTTGATTCTTCTGGCGTCCTGGTCACCCATGTTCCGGAACTGGCTTACGAGGTTCAGAAACGCATCGGCCGCCACATCGAACGGCTCAGCGATTACCGCCGGGACTTCGTGGTGGAGTCCCTGCGCAAGTACGGGGCCATTATCCTAACCGATTCCCTGGAGGAATCCCTTGCTTATGCCAATGAATATGCGGTGGAGCACCTGGAACTAATGACCAAAGACCCCCTCCACGACATGCAGAAAGTCAAGAATGCCGGCGGCATCTACCTGGGTCACTACACCCCCCTCTCTACAGGCTGTTTCGGCTCCGGGCCAAACCATGTGCTGCCCACCGGCCGTAAAGCAACCGTCTCCGGGGGCTTAAAGACCCTGGATTTCGTCAAGCACGTTACCTTTGAATATTTTTCCAAAGAAGGTTTGACCAATCTCAAGGACGCCATGGTCAAACTGGCCGACTACGAAGGCTTCCCCGCCCATGGAAACGCCATCCTGGAGCGGTTTGCCAGGGATTGA
- a CDS encoding sugar ABC transporter ATP-binding protein, whose translation MNAAKRGAHDLLQGEQPKREVILQLKNITKIYPGTVALQKVNLEVMRGEVHGIIGKNGAGKSTLVGIISGMVASSGGEILIKGRKLAHLSRLDAKRERIAIVPQEPQVISDFTVAENLFLGDYPHQGPLVNWPEMFRRAEDILRRTGLNINARAKAGELSISEQQLLLLAKACGVEQADIIILDEASASLSHDDESVFFSLLGEQKRMGKTIILISHRTDEILKVCNRVTVIRDGRSVKTISCEGLDRQQLSALIVGDESGREQHVMAGSSRAQAGGEVVLKVEGFTRAGCFENVHFALKKGEVVGLAGLRGSGRTELFKSIVGIDPHDAGTLEIAGCKCTVASPSQALERGIVYLPEDREKEGLVAGLSVRENLVLNSLAQISKATLIDRKKEDSLVSRLIKTLGIVTAAPAQEVGQLSGGNKQKVVVGRISAFGPLVYLLDEPTRGIDIATKDSILRTIREKLAAQAGVVITSPGLDDLLLICDRILVLYKGRIVAGFERAEFNEGQIFMAMQGELAQSSHTGATAN comes from the coding sequence ATGAACGCCGCAAAAAGGGGAGCGCATGACCTGTTGCAGGGAGAACAGCCCAAGCGGGAAGTCATCCTGCAACTGAAAAACATAACCAAAATCTATCCGGGCACCGTGGCCTTGCAAAAGGTCAACCTGGAGGTAATGCGGGGCGAGGTTCACGGCATCATCGGCAAGAACGGCGCCGGCAAATCCACGTTGGTAGGCATCATCTCCGGGATGGTTGCCTCCTCCGGCGGAGAGATTTTGATTAAAGGGCGCAAACTGGCCCATCTTTCAAGGCTGGACGCCAAGCGGGAACGGATTGCCATTGTGCCTCAGGAACCCCAGGTGATCAGCGATTTCACAGTCGCGGAAAACCTCTTCCTGGGCGACTATCCACACCAGGGGCCATTGGTCAACTGGCCGGAAATGTTCCGCCGCGCCGAGGACATCTTGCGGCGGACGGGGCTAAATATCAACGCCCGGGCCAAGGCGGGGGAGCTGTCCATTAGTGAGCAGCAGCTCCTTTTGCTGGCGAAAGCCTGCGGCGTGGAACAAGCCGACATCATCATTCTGGACGAGGCCTCGGCCTCCCTTTCCCATGATGATGAGAGCGTTTTTTTCTCCCTCCTTGGGGAGCAAAAAAGGATGGGCAAGACCATTATCCTCATTTCCCACCGCACCGATGAAATACTTAAGGTCTGCAACCGGGTCACCGTGATCCGTGACGGGCGCTCGGTCAAGACCATATCCTGTGAGGGATTGGACAGGCAGCAGCTTTCCGCCCTGATAGTAGGAGATGAGTCCGGCCGGGAGCAACATGTTATGGCCGGGAGTTCGCGGGCTCAGGCGGGGGGCGAGGTTGTCCTGAAGGTGGAAGGGTTCACCCGCGCAGGCTGTTTTGAGAATGTCCATTTTGCTTTAAAGAAAGGGGAAGTCGTGGGGCTGGCCGGTTTGCGGGGCAGCGGCCGCACGGAACTCTTCAAAAGCATAGTGGGCATTGACCCCCACGATGCGGGCACACTTGAGATCGCCGGCTGCAAATGCACGGTGGCCTCGCCCTCGCAGGCCCTGGAACGGGGCATTGTTTACTTGCCGGAAGACAGGGAGAAGGAAGGACTGGTTGCCGGTTTGAGCGTGCGGGAAAACCTGGTTCTTAATTCCCTTGCCCAGATTAGCAAGGCCACGCTTATTGACCGGAAAAAGGAAGACAGCCTGGTTTCACGCCTGATAAAAACACTTGGGATTGTGACCGCCGCCCCGGCACAGGAAGTAGGCCAGTTGAGCGGAGGCAACAAGCAGAAGGTGGTGGTAGGCAGGATTTCGGCCTTCGGACCGTTGGTTTACCTGTTGGACGAACCCACCCGGGGTATCGACATCGCCACCAAGGACAGCATCCTGCGCACCATTCGCGAAAAACTGGCCGCCCAGGCCGGCGTTGTCATAACCTCGCCCGGCCTCGATGACCTCCTGCTTATCTGTGACCGCATCCTTGTCCTGTATAAAGGCAGGATTGTCGCCGGGTTTGAGCGTGCGGAGTTCAACGAGGGGCAGATTTTTATGGCCATGCAGGGCGAATTGGCCCAATCGTCCCATACCGGCGCAACAGCCAATTGA
- a CDS encoding ABC transporter permease, whose product MSKKLKIELFLLENLIWVLVAFFFLFNAIVTPNFATTRNIINILYHSSIMSMLVLGEGLILIIGNLDLSLESILAFAPGMAMLLAVKWFPGAFGPVACILITLLVGALIGLFNGILISRVQVNPFLQTLSMLIMLRGLVLFLVPFSIFPLPETYAYLGQGWVFDKIPAAILAVFVIYLGFHLVLQYTTFGRKYMATGGNPKASFVSGINTSRMVIIAFVLSGLLAAVAGLLAAGRQGSVNNSMGTGMVMLAFAGAILGGASLEGGKGTPVGMLGGAILLGMISNSLTLLGVQATLVYATQGALIFLAIIIDRLRIYIRNRLLHQEQLRKLALEQREDEGGAAPPVSG is encoded by the coding sequence ATGTCAAAAAAGCTGAAAATCGAATTGTTTTTATTGGAAAACCTGATCTGGGTCCTGGTCGCGTTTTTTTTCCTGTTCAACGCCATCGTCACTCCCAACTTCGCCACAACCCGCAACATCATCAATATACTGTACCATTCGTCGATCATGAGCATGCTGGTCCTGGGCGAAGGACTGATCCTGATCATCGGGAACCTGGATTTATCCCTTGAATCCATCCTGGCCTTTGCGCCCGGGATGGCCATGCTCCTGGCAGTCAAGTGGTTTCCGGGCGCCTTTGGGCCTGTGGCCTGCATCCTCATTACCCTGCTGGTTGGGGCTTTGATAGGGCTGTTTAACGGCATCCTGATATCCCGGGTTCAGGTCAATCCCTTCTTGCAGACGCTTTCCATGCTGATAATGTTGCGGGGACTGGTCCTCTTTTTGGTCCCGTTTTCCATCTTCCCGCTGCCAGAGACTTACGCCTATTTAGGGCAGGGCTGGGTTTTCGATAAAATCCCCGCCGCTATTCTGGCGGTTTTTGTCATCTATCTTGGCTTCCATCTCGTGCTCCAGTACACCACCTTCGGGCGCAAGTACATGGCGACGGGAGGCAACCCAAAGGCCAGTTTCGTCTCCGGGATTAACACCTCCCGCATGGTAATTATCGCTTTTGTTTTGAGCGGGTTATTGGCAGCCGTGGCCGGGCTGCTGGCAGCCGGCCGGCAGGGTTCCGTCAATAACTCCATGGGGACCGGGATGGTCATGCTGGCCTTCGCCGGCGCCATCCTGGGCGGCGCCAGCCTGGAAGGCGGCAAAGGCACGCCTGTCGGCATGCTGGGCGGGGCTATCCTGCTGGGGATGATTTCCAACTCCCTGACGCTGCTCGGGGTGCAGGCCACGCTGGTCTATGCGACCCAGGGCGCCTTGATATTCCTGGCCATCATCATTGACCGTCTGCGAATTTACATACGCAACCGCCTGCTTCACCAGGAGCAGCTGCGCAAACTGGCCCTGGAGCAGCGTGAAGACGAAGGGGGTGCGGCGCCTCCCGTCTCCGGCTGA
- a CDS encoding sugar ABC transporter substrate-binding protein: MVKKNILPVFIVALAVALFAGCAQKPAEKKAETQAEKPMTIGMVIKDPTAPYEVAFAEGAKAKAKELGITVDIKDGQADSLKIMELMDNYITQKVDGFIMAGAVDLKAIVPGVKKLNEAKIPIMALDTSPEGGKVDLFISFDIEQASKKATEAFVQGIKDRNGGQVPNGVVIEITGALEDMFTRACNKGFQAVISQYPQLKVVQGEGKWDNTISHERASDLLTRYGKEVLGIYVHTPDIMAPGVVTAIESHKLDPKDFGIAGICIGPEGIDLIKQGKMLAAVEQPAYDSAVLAVQYLYDLKKGKPIPQIGDTVKQDGAIWSPATVVKNPWAEEGGYMILQGPLVPTEVKVDDPRLWENKLSSFWKK, encoded by the coding sequence ATGGTGAAGAAAAACATCCTGCCTGTATTTATCGTTGCGCTGGCGGTTGCCCTCTTTGCTGGCTGCGCTCAAAAGCCTGCCGAGAAAAAGGCCGAGACACAGGCGGAAAAACCCATGACCATCGGAATGGTCATCAAAGACCCGACGGCGCCCTATGAAGTGGCCTTTGCCGAAGGAGCCAAGGCCAAGGCCAAGGAATTGGGCATTACCGTTGACATCAAGGACGGCCAGGCCGACTCCCTGAAAATCATGGAACTGATGGACAACTACATTACACAGAAGGTAGATGGTTTCATCATGGCTGGGGCTGTTGACCTTAAAGCCATCGTGCCCGGCGTCAAGAAACTGAACGAAGCCAAGATCCCTATCATGGCGCTGGATACCTCCCCGGAAGGCGGTAAGGTAGACCTTTTCATTTCCTTTGACATTGAACAGGCCAGCAAGAAGGCCACCGAAGCATTTGTACAGGGTATCAAGGACCGCAACGGCGGCCAGGTGCCCAACGGCGTAGTCATCGAAATCACCGGCGCCCTGGAAGACATGTTCACCCGGGCCTGCAACAAGGGTTTCCAGGCAGTCATCAGCCAGTATCCCCAGCTCAAGGTGGTACAGGGTGAGGGCAAATGGGACAATACCATCTCCCATGAACGGGCCAGCGACCTCCTGACACGTTACGGCAAAGAAGTCCTGGGGATTTACGTACATACTCCTGACATCATGGCCCCGGGTGTAGTTACTGCTATTGAATCCCACAAGCTCGATCCCAAAGATTTCGGTATCGCCGGGATCTGCATCGGACCGGAAGGTATTGACCTGATAAAACAGGGTAAAATGCTGGCGGCTGTCGAACAGCCTGCCTACGATTCTGCCGTTTTGGCTGTCCAGTATCTATATGACCTGAAGAAAGGCAAACCCATTCCCCAAATCGGTGACACGGTGAAACAGGACGGCGCAATCTGGTCCCCGGCTACGGTGGTCAAGAATCCCTGGGCTGAAGAAGGCGGTTATATGATCCTGCAGGGTCCCCTGGTCCCCACGGAAGTGAAAGTGGACGACCCGCGCCTGTGGGAAAACAAGCTGAGCAGCTTCTGGAAGAAATAA
- a CDS encoding IS110 family transposase yields MLKIVYPICCGIDVHKKFLVACIAITNDKGVTTYKSRRFSTFTNDLRKLSEWLFSNSCTQVCMESTGKYWIPVYNILEATCKITLAHPKYVKAIRGKKTDKKDAKWIADLFKHDLVAGSFMPPLPIRQLRDLMRYRFKLTNFCSSEKNRIQNCLTVSNIQLANVVSDTFGKSSMRIIDYLLENPDDKDFDFVPLLHPSMLDKVDKIRLALDGMITPEQQQKMNIILQHYDGLEKCKSNLESLILSLSEPYARELSLVSTVPGIKNLFSAIAIISEIGVDMSAFSSAKHLCSWAGVTPQNNESAGKKLSVRISRAGVYIKPLLVQCANAIVKSDKHPEIKGRYLSIKKRRGHKRAIIAVARMLLTAIYHILKKGEPYNPELYKKAEIMPQTRNITVEQAILIAQRHGYSVIKG; encoded by the coding sequence ATGTTAAAAATCGTTTACCCCATCTGTTGTGGAATTGATGTCCACAAAAAGTTTCTTGTTGCCTGTATTGCCATTACCAATGACAAAGGGGTTACCACTTACAAGTCCAGACGCTTTTCTACCTTCACCAACGATTTGCGAAAGCTCTCGGAGTGGCTTTTCTCTAATTCCTGTACACAAGTTTGCATGGAATCTACTGGTAAGTACTGGATACCTGTGTACAATATTTTGGAAGCTACCTGTAAAATTACCCTGGCCCACCCAAAGTACGTAAAGGCGATTCGCGGCAAGAAAACCGATAAAAAGGATGCCAAGTGGATTGCTGACCTGTTTAAGCACGACCTCGTTGCCGGAAGCTTTATGCCCCCCCTTCCAATTCGTCAATTGCGTGACTTGATGCGTTACCGTTTTAAGCTCACAAACTTTTGTTCCAGCGAGAAGAACCGGATTCAAAATTGTCTTACTGTATCAAATATCCAGCTTGCCAACGTGGTATCTGATACTTTCGGTAAGAGTTCAATGAGAATCATTGACTACTTGCTTGAAAATCCTGATGATAAGGATTTCGATTTTGTTCCTCTTCTTCACCCATCCATGCTGGATAAGGTGGATAAGATCCGCCTTGCTTTAGACGGAATGATTACACCCGAACAACAGCAAAAAATGAATATTATCCTTCAGCATTACGACGGATTGGAAAAGTGCAAGTCCAATCTTGAATCCTTAATTCTTTCGCTTTCAGAGCCCTATGCCAGGGAACTTTCTTTAGTGTCGACTGTACCAGGTATCAAAAATCTTTTTTCTGCCATCGCTATAATCTCAGAAATCGGTGTTGATATGTCTGCGTTCTCCTCAGCCAAACACTTGTGTTCCTGGGCAGGGGTGACTCCTCAAAACAACGAGAGTGCGGGCAAGAAACTTTCTGTTCGCATTTCCCGTGCCGGTGTTTATATCAAACCTCTTTTAGTCCAATGCGCGAACGCGATTGTTAAAAGTGATAAACACCCTGAAATCAAAGGCCGCTATTTATCTATTAAAAAGCGACGTGGTCATAAGCGTGCTATTATAGCGGTTGCTCGAATGTTGCTTACTGCTATATATCACATCCTGAAAAAAGGGGAACCTTACAATCCCGAACTATACAAAAAGGCGGAAATTATGCCGCAGACTCGCAATATCACTGTAGAGCAAGCTATTTTAATAGCTCAAAGACACGGGTACTCAGTAATTAAAGGTTGA
- a CDS encoding radical SAM protein — protein sequence MSCLEDCTVCPHHCHVNRHKGELGYCHAGWDAEISGYGPHFGEEPPLVGSYGSGTIFFSHCNLGCVYCQNWDTSRRHGQEATPEELADIMLALQRQGCHNINLVSPSHYVPQIVAALAAAAGRGLRIPLVYNCGGYDEKATLEQIDGLVDIYMPDFKYADPEVGKKLSGVDSYPEIAKTAIKEMHRQVGDLAVDKRGIAKRGLIVRHLVLPGGLAGTAEVLDFIAREISPRSYVNIMDQYYPAHKAKDHPELNRRITKHEYRAALMAAKKASPHFRLA from the coding sequence ATGTCCTGCTTAGAGGATTGCACCGTTTGCCCACATCACTGCCACGTCAACCGACATAAAGGTGAACTGGGCTATTGTCACGCGGGTTGGGATGCAGAAATCAGCGGTTATGGACCACATTTCGGAGAAGAGCCCCCGCTAGTGGGTAGTTATGGGTCAGGTACCATCTTTTTTAGCCACTGTAATTTGGGGTGTGTGTATTGCCAAAACTGGGACACCAGTCGCCGGCACGGCCAGGAGGCAACTCCGGAGGAACTGGCGGACATCATGCTCGCTCTGCAACGCCAGGGCTGCCACAATATCAATCTCGTATCCCCATCGCACTATGTCCCGCAGATTGTAGCCGCCCTGGCGGCGGCAGCCGGCAGGGGCCTGCGGATACCCCTGGTATACAATTGCGGGGGATACGACGAAAAGGCTACTCTGGAACAAATCGATGGGCTGGTGGACATTTACATGCCGGATTTCAAGTACGCCGACCCGGAAGTGGGGAAGAAGCTGTCCGGCGTCGACTCTTATCCTGAAATTGCGAAAACCGCCATAAAAGAAATGCACCGCCAGGTGGGCGATCTGGCGGTGGATAAGCGGGGAATCGCCAAGCGCGGCCTGATCGTCCGTCACCTGGTTTTGCCGGGTGGTTTGGCGGGGACTGCGGAGGTGCTTGATTTCATCGCCAGGGAAATATCGCCTCGTTCCTATGTCAACATTATGGACCAGTATTACCCTGCCCACAAAGCAAAAGACCATCCCGAGCTAAACCGGCGGATCACGAAACATGAATACCGGGCAGCACTGATGGCGGCCAAAAAAGCAAGCCCGCATTTCCGGCTGGCTTAA